In one window of Haloarcula halophila DNA:
- a CDS encoding Eco57I restriction-modification methylase domain-containing protein, with the protein MTTVSNLRDVLANFLEELEDEFDDPHEIERILNGDRNITRRDIGAEPETWTEDILINPVLNAVGLHKSPGRPTSQRKTPDFKLEEQNGDQTLEIVGENKSLNKIEDAEDELVDDYLSNISFPNDGIATDGLDWVVYRTERGGDFFEHEAVRHHSFRDALRQLARNENIISQQALPDSDIDIDNELEAFALTFQPDHLVPLLTKTAPTEFRDQRKRDVDDFFEIYIEVLFGESDEHNYDTCLRNDIDAPDGASRKDKDVFAVTLVNRLMFIRFLEERGVLEEGFLHERVENYSEGIPTSLYETTIKPLFYDLFNEPREDRELHGDWYDEIPYLNGGLFRQNLRQEDDYDVRNTSMVLVIDKLIEGNHEMDLEIDPAILGSVFEMTINHISEAEDRQKETGAYYTPNDVTHLINSQAVDGEVKETIIESFAETLDEEVESTFRRQAEAESLEEILAHIEEGEGWYGSTQGLDKAREAVLNLTVLDPACGSGHFLTAAMEQLHQVLQSIHRGQHGGDDPSPEEKYQQKRDIALNSIYGVDVDRVATEIAKLRTWLKILEGNDWEESYGRLPNIDVNILEGNSLIGLPTVGYGATTLNEYSDRMEEILTQRKEYKQENEGSKTAIDDLRDDLRDDLNKEYIDRLTQTVESEIRDSEVLYELADEISPVELRQYIDTVSIKRTDKEKFTDTQIADLEDAGFDVHHMQKSGKMDIVNHIDSLTDRKNRNGISSQAEAAEQILEALIEFAEKDQFYYNKVERRPLHSDLERIEGRPFHWTAEFPEARKEDENGNYDMVFDIVVGNPPYGDILSNNAKYLVSAYETGGINDIAAQFVERELQLLKLGGHFGNITTLRIAYDQREEPARKHLTRRLEKTRMACFAHRPSRIFEGAHVKPAIITGKLTGEHDPDIYTSRYIRFTTENRNETLSNISYAKANGLALGDKIGDGQNLSIPKLGHDTARSALEKLKEASDRTFSDALQDNETDYLMWRRRGALYWINPLLVNLYEEQGKTTPTSMYRMYFSSDLERRMSFITLQSSLYYWYWMVYKNGRNIDWWEIEPFPFPDQETLEANREDIIEVSEELWEAMEYRFVGKARTVIENAAELKPIVDRVDDLIGPMYGLAEDEIEYMKNFDAEYGREPEDIDSETLESYADD; encoded by the coding sequence GTGACCACAGTTTCTAACCTTCGAGATGTCCTCGCTAACTTTCTTGAGGAACTCGAAGATGAATTCGACGACCCCCACGAAATCGAGCGAATCCTCAACGGTGATCGAAACATCACCAGGAGGGATATTGGGGCCGAACCCGAAACGTGGACAGAAGATATCCTCATCAACCCAGTCCTGAATGCAGTCGGTCTTCATAAATCTCCTGGGCGACCGACCTCACAGCGTAAAACCCCGGATTTCAAGCTTGAGGAACAGAACGGCGACCAGACCCTCGAAATTGTCGGGGAGAACAAATCTCTGAACAAGATCGAGGATGCTGAAGATGAGCTTGTAGACGACTATCTGTCCAACATCTCCTTCCCGAACGACGGAATCGCTACTGATGGGCTCGACTGGGTTGTTTACCGCACTGAACGTGGTGGTGACTTCTTCGAGCACGAAGCTGTCCGACATCACAGCTTCAGAGATGCCCTCCGGCAGTTAGCACGCAATGAGAACATCATCAGCCAGCAAGCGCTCCCAGACTCTGACATCGATATTGACAACGAGCTGGAAGCGTTCGCGCTGACATTCCAACCCGACCATCTTGTTCCGCTCCTCACGAAAACAGCACCCACGGAGTTCCGTGACCAGCGAAAACGAGATGTCGATGACTTCTTCGAGATTTATATCGAAGTACTGTTTGGTGAGTCAGACGAGCACAATTACGATACGTGCCTTCGAAACGATATTGACGCGCCTGACGGCGCTTCGAGGAAGGACAAGGATGTGTTCGCGGTCACACTCGTGAACCGTCTGATGTTCATTCGATTCCTTGAGGAGCGAGGCGTTCTCGAGGAAGGGTTCCTGCACGAGCGTGTCGAAAACTACAGCGAGGGCATCCCAACTTCTCTCTACGAAACAACTATCAAACCCCTATTTTATGATCTGTTCAACGAACCCCGTGAAGACCGTGAGCTCCACGGCGACTGGTACGATGAAATCCCGTATCTGAACGGTGGACTGTTCCGTCAAAATCTCAGGCAAGAAGACGACTACGACGTTCGGAACACTTCAATGGTGCTCGTCATCGACAAACTGATTGAGGGCAACCATGAGATGGACCTCGAAATCGATCCCGCGATTCTGGGAAGCGTTTTCGAAATGACCATCAACCACATTAGCGAGGCGGAGGACCGACAAAAGGAGACTGGCGCCTACTACACGCCCAACGACGTTACACACCTGATTAACTCCCAAGCCGTTGACGGTGAGGTCAAGGAAACTATCATCGAATCGTTTGCAGAAACGCTGGACGAGGAGGTAGAGTCTACGTTCCGACGGCAGGCTGAAGCAGAGTCTCTGGAGGAAATTCTGGCACACATTGAGGAAGGCGAGGGCTGGTACGGAAGCACCCAGGGTCTTGACAAAGCTCGTGAGGCGGTTCTTAATCTGACTGTTCTTGATCCTGCATGTGGCTCTGGTCACTTCTTGACGGCTGCGATGGAACAACTGCATCAAGTACTCCAGTCCATTCACCGTGGTCAGCACGGCGGTGATGACCCGTCACCTGAAGAGAAGTACCAGCAGAAACGCGATATTGCGTTGAACTCCATCTATGGCGTCGATGTTGACCGTGTTGCCACCGAGATTGCCAAACTGCGAACATGGCTGAAAATTTTGGAGGGGAACGACTGGGAGGAGAGCTATGGCCGTCTCCCCAACATTGATGTGAATATCCTCGAGGGGAACTCACTGATTGGCCTGCCGACTGTTGGGTACGGTGCTACAACGCTGAATGAGTATAGCGACCGAATGGAAGAAATCCTCACCCAGCGGAAAGAATACAAGCAGGAAAACGAAGGATCGAAAACAGCAATCGACGATCTTCGAGACGACCTTCGAGATGATCTCAACAAGGAGTATATCGACCGGTTAACCCAAACTGTCGAGAGTGAAATCCGAGATTCAGAGGTCCTGTACGAGCTTGCAGATGAAATTTCTCCTGTAGAACTACGACAGTACATCGACACAGTATCGATCAAGCGTACTGACAAAGAGAAGTTCACTGATACGCAAATAGCGGATCTCGAGGATGCTGGGTTCGATGTCCATCATATGCAAAAGAGCGGGAAGATGGATATTGTGAACCACATTGATAGTCTAACTGATAGGAAGAACCGCAACGGGATTTCCAGTCAGGCTGAAGCTGCCGAGCAAATCCTTGAGGCGTTGATTGAGTTTGCCGAGAAAGACCAGTTCTATTACAACAAAGTTGAGCGTCGCCCGCTCCACTCCGATTTAGAGCGTATAGAGGGCAGGCCATTCCATTGGACTGCAGAGTTCCCGGAGGCCCGCAAGGAAGACGAGAACGGGAACTACGATATGGTGTTCGACATTGTCGTTGGAAACCCACCGTATGGGGACATTCTCTCTAACAATGCGAAGTATCTAGTTAGTGCGTATGAGACGGGCGGAATCAACGATATCGCTGCACAGTTCGTAGAGCGTGAACTACAGCTACTGAAACTCGGCGGGCACTTCGGGAACATCACAACGCTTCGCATTGCCTACGATCAGCGCGAAGAACCTGCACGAAAACATCTCACGCGCCGGTTGGAGAAAACACGGATGGCGTGTTTTGCACACCGCCCATCTCGAATTTTTGAGGGTGCACACGTGAAGCCAGCTATCATCACTGGAAAGCTAACCGGAGAGCACGACCCGGACATCTACACAAGTCGGTATATCCGGTTCACCACCGAGAATCGAAACGAGACGCTGTCAAATATCAGCTACGCGAAGGCGAACGGGCTTGCTCTGGGGGACAAGATTGGTGATGGTCAGAACCTGTCTATCCCGAAGCTTGGCCACGATACTGCGAGAAGTGCGCTTGAGAAGTTGAAAGAGGCCAGTGACCGAACGTTCTCGGACGCACTTCAAGATAACGAGACAGATTACTTGATGTGGCGTCGTCGTGGTGCCCTGTACTGGATTAACCCATTGCTGGTGAATTTGTACGAGGAACAAGGCAAGACCACTCCAACAAGTATGTACCGGATGTACTTCTCGTCGGATCTTGAACGGCGTATGAGTTTCATCACGCTCCAGTCTTCACTCTACTACTGGTACTGGATGGTGTACAAGAACGGGCGCAACATTGACTGGTGGGAAATCGAACCGTTCCCCTTCCCAGATCAAGAAACACTTGAAGCGAATAGGGAAGACATCATTGAGGTAAGCGAGGAGCTATGGGAGGCGATGGAATATCGGTTCGTCGGGAAAGCTCGGACTGTGATTGAGAACGCAGCGGAGCTCAAACCGATTGTTGATCGCGTGGACGACTTGATTGGCCCAATGTATGGGCTGGCTGAGGACGAGATAGAGTATATGAAAAACTTCGACGCTGAGTATGGTCGGGAGCCGGAGGATATCGACTCGGAGACGTTGGAGTCGTACGCGGACGACTGA